The genomic stretch tagattgtacacaggtgtatgcaACTGTTTGGTACTCAACATTTGTACTTAGTCGCTATGGTGAAAAtctgaaagaacaaacaaaaatcatactcagaacatttgtgaaacaaaatacttttccaactcaagggaagtaatcaaaaTCACACTCACTAAACCACCTTGAAGTGGAGTACACCAAAAACGAAATGAACAAATATCCAAAAAATAGAACATTGCACGATTTTCAACAATTGAAAGGTTTTAGGCAGCAACTCttctgccatttaggcagccatacgccactttaggaggaagcatgctgggtattttcgtgtttctataacccaccgaacccaTGTAAACAGTTTTAAAATGCATCAATTACTGGCGATGTTTGTGAACTAAGAATTCAATCGTCGCCGTCCGTGGGAATTCGATATTAAGACATACCCGAAATCTTCGTTCACAAACATCGCCAGAAATTGACGCATTTTTAAACTGTTTACATACCTAACCCATTCCCAAACTTACCCCTAACCCGTAGTCAGAGGATGGTTTTGCATAAGAATTGTTTTTGGTACAAAAATGAGTGAAACGTGTTGGTGGGGGAGAAAAAATATTTCGGCGAAAGAAaatttcgtgacaccggcacttgcaatcacccaaattaattaaaaatggtgaAGTTTGGACCACAATCATCTGTCAATCAATTGCGAAAGAATGCAGCGTTGAAAGAGCATAGCAAAATGAACAGCGAAGTGGATTCACGAcgcgcggcgcgttgtgcagcATTGCGATTCACGACACGCGATGTATTCTGCTGttacatttccttcacaatcgcaaagtttacaacagctacacctatctgatctatttgagaaataaaactgtcaataaaacgaaaaacagagcaccattctctctctcactctttcaccTGCGTTCACCATATCAGTATCGCTGCGCCGATGACATGCCCAAGTTCCGGCCTTGAATACTTGGCAGTCATATCACTACATGTCTTCGCAATGGCttctaaacttggccaacaatGTTCGCACGCTCcggttttcttcttcattccatGTAAGCGCTGGTACTGTAAAGTGGTGTATAAATTCACGTGAGATAATATAATAGAGGTAGGTGCAAACTATTGTTGTTCAAAATGTTGCTGATACAAAAATGAAGCGCGTCAACAATCGCTGCGCTAGTGAAACCGAAAGCAATCGCCGCGCTCTGGGAATTGCCgcgctgcacaacgcgccgcgctctgggaatcgctTGCCAATGAAAATGTCGGCTAAGACACGTAATGAAGCGAACAAATTCTCCATCtctaattcccccccccccccccaccccccttcctcaTGTATGGCCTATGCGAAAGAGAATGGCAAAATCACAATGTCTCCATCTCTaattcccccccaccccccttcctcaTGTATGGCCTATGCAAAAGAGAATGGCAACATCACAATGTCGGGTGAGACACGTCAGTGACAGTGGTGAAAACATTGTCCATCCGTCTAACCCAATTCTTGATGCAGCGTTGAAAGACCCTGGCGTGGTTCTTCGAATAAAGCCTGGAATAAACCCTGTGGCAGAATGGTTTCGGAACACTTTAAGAAGGAGACTGACTTACCTGTGGAGCTTGTCGATGCGTGAACAAACACTTGTCGCGTCGATGCGTCTCGCTTTCCACACACTGCCCGGCGGGGCGGACGGAAGTGAAGCTTATTCGGTCTGAGCATCGTTCGTTTAACAGCCAATGGGGAGGCCTTCCGGTCGCGTCGTCTGCTAGAACATGGCGCGCCAGAATGCCAGAAAAAAAGCCATTTGGCTTCGGAATCGGCTAATCTAACCGGGCGCATCGTGTGCGGGGCAAAACGTTTCTTGGTATCCCAGAAATCGGGGCCCAAATCGGCCGGGTTTGGGAGGAGATAGCGATGCAAGGCCCCAAAACGGTCGCGTATTATAATATAGATAGATTACAGGTCAcacttttgatcaagtttttgTCGATTATTCTGATGCCAACGTTTTCTTGAACATTTAATTTATGAAGCTGAAAGAGGactttttaaaacatttttttattggggttaagtcttaaaatgtgggttaacttacagaggttatgaacaaaaaaagttttattggGGGAGGTCAGGCATAAAAGGGGGTGGTTGTATAAGAAGGGAGGGACTCTTGTTGGAGTGGTGGTGGCGGGAGTCTtccatgggggagggggggagatcctaaaaggggggggggggggtatattgTTGTGGGACAAGACGAAGGCGATTCGAAAaagcatttgctttttattttttactggaGCTCTAAGAACAGTGACCTTGAATAGTAGAcgtcatttttttctctcgcgAAAACGACGTCACTTGTACTTTACGTAGCCTAATGCGCGTCACCACAAACGGGAAACTCTTTTCCGAAAAGATGGTTTGCTTTTGTCCAGAAAGTTGTCTTTCAGGCTGGTAAACACTAAAGCAGGAAGGAAGAGATTTGCAACTCAGGTAGGCCTAATGTTACACTGTCTTTGTGTGCATCGTGTATTAAACCACCCCTTGTGCCATTTCCCGCATTGTTTACAGTCCGTGTGTGTTGATCTCAGTTACAGGAGTTGCAGGAAGGCCTCAGCGTCGAGCCAGGTCGGAATGTCAGCCAGGTATGTCTTTGTGAGGACGACATGGCTGACCAGACAAGGCTCGACGCGTGGTGGAGGGCAAGCTTGGAACGGAATGAGGGCGGGGACCCTGCCATGGATACAGCTACCTACACACAGTTGGTTGCCAGGTACTGTTGCATAGCTGTTTCATATCGGTGAAGCGCACGCACGTTTATTATTACTTGACCTAACgtcatctatctttctttctttctcccgaccccccacccccaccccccaccccccaacaccctctctctctctctccctctctctctctctctccctcctctctctctctctcactctctctttctctttctttctctctctctctctctctctctctctctctctctctctctctctctctctctctctctctctctctctctctctctctctctctctctctctctctctctctctctctctctagttatTGTTTTTTTACCGAAGTTGTGTATAAGGAAAGAATTGTTAGTGAAAGTGAAGAAAAGGTAATAAATGTTTAAAGGTAAATTACAGTGTGTTGCCTTGACGACTGTGTATAGTAGTGAAAGTTGTTTGAGTGTTGATGTCGTGAAAGGTAAAACTCAGTCTTTGTAGAGTAGACTTTTTTCTAAGAAATCTCTTTTCCCGAACCCGACCTTATGTCCACTTAATACATTCCGGCGAAGTGACAAGGTTTAAATAAAATTTGGCAATACGACTACTTGTAGTATTGGCAAGGTTTACATCATTACGTTTACCGCGGTTTAACTGTGTTTTGCGGTGTCAAACGTACTCGTGTGTTTAATGAGAACATTAATTGATTCACCAGAACATTTTGTGTTTCATCAGAACATTATGTGTTTCATCAGAACATTGAGCTCGCTAAAAGTGAGTTTGGCTGTTGTTTAAGACACTGTGTTACACTTTCTTAGTTGACCTGGATTGCTGTACAACGGACCTTGTTGCCTCCAGTGTGTGAAACCGGTTACGGCCACGCAATCTTCGATTCAGTGTTTGAGGCATAATCGTGCCCCCTCCGCCTCCCTTCCTATTATATAAAGTGAAGACCGGGCGGCTGCGCTTGTGTTTACTGCATTGTCTTCGTATTTTTGCAAAGGCCCTTGTCCTAGGTTTGGGGATTCACTGATTGTAACCTCcctttaatttttcaatttttggTCAAGTTTCTTCCTTTCATTAATTTTGATCTTATATCAGagtaattgtttgtgtgtgcgcgtgtatgtgagtCATTAGGGCTGCGCAACTGTCtcactttctcttctttttttgtttgtttgttcaatcTTCTTCCCATTTTGTGCTTGAAtttttgcatatcttgttgctgttaaattgttctAATAATTATCACACTTTTATTTAATGTCAACGGCGGATTCTTCTCTCCGTATCGGGCATTTGAACATTTACCATTTAGTCAACAAAGTGCCtgatgtttgtgtatttttgaacAAACAACCACAGCTCGTACATCTTTTTGGTGTTTGCGAAACACGTCTAGATTCGCGTGTTTCGGACAGCCTGATTGATATTCCAAATTACTCTGTTTTACGACGCGATAGTGCACAAACTGGCCAAACAGGTATTGCTCTGTATGTCCATCGGTCTATTGCTGGCATTGTGAAGTGAAGGGCCGatcttgaagatgaaaatgtGGAATGTTTGTGGGTGGAGTTGAAAAATGGTAAATCCTCGCCTTTGttaatatgttatatatatCGGAATCCTGCTGAAACATCAAGTTGGaatgatgattttgttttaatgatggACAGAGCAAAACGTCATGATGAGAATGTACTATtgcttggtgattttaacattaatttacaGAGACCCCAAACAACTTGGGGCTCAACCACTGCTCTATTTGGTCTTCACCAGCTAgttaaaacccctacaagagaaaCCAATAATTCATCTACCCTTATTGATCACATTTATACTGATAATAAGACCACTGTTTCAAATGTACAAGTAGTACACTCCACTTTCAGTGATCATTattctgttttttgctcgatTGTTCTGAGATTGCCCAAATCACAGCATAAAGGTCATACAACTATCGAGTACAGAAGTTTTAAATACTTTGACGAGTCTGCCTTTTTCTGTGATCTTAATCGAGCGCCATTTCAAAGCGTATTTAATTGCAGTAACGCAGATGATGCTTGCGATCTTTTCCATGAGATTTTGTGTTCCATTATTGATAAACACGCtccactacgtcagcataggGTGAAACATCCCCACCTGCCCCCTTGGTTGACATCGGACATTATTGAGGCTATGGCGTTGCGTGATTTCTTTAAAGAACATAACATGAAAAGCGAGtacaaattacaaaggaatgaaGTGTTGAAAACGGTAAGGCaagcaaaagcagattattttaATAAATTGCTTTCTGATAAGAGAGATACTTCTACAATTTGGCGAGCAATGAATGAAGTTCTTGATAAATCTCGAAAGAGATCGACCAATTCTCCGTCACAAATAACTCCAGAAGATTTTAATCAACACTTTATTTCGCTCGCAGAGAAACTGAAAGCCTGTCTCACGCAgaatgagtcccttgatattgatgtctctctagaaaaattaaaaacattttgtggacgaaagttgactcaaaacgaaacgttttctattccacccattactgtccacgaggttggaaaactgatagaacagatggcgaataaaaagtcaatgggtcccgataagattcctgtccggttgctcaaacttgctttaccatacataattgattcactgacttatgtctacaaccttggcatacaacaaaacgtttttccctctattttaaaatgtgccaaggtagtgccactcccaaaaagcaaggatcttacggaccctaacaactttcgaccaatttccctcttacctgttttatctaagcctttggagaagcatattcagaaatatttactggaatatatggaacaaatgaatttgtttcatccatttcagtctggatttcgctctaagcattcatgccacactgctctcagctctttatgtgaaacttggttatcagctattaatgagtccgaagtaacaggagcgttattactggactttaaaaaaagcctttgaccttgtagaccacttcttattattaaagaaattacaatgctacttaaaagatgactctgcttgtgccttcttcgaatcatatctttcaaaacggacacaatatgtattcatcaactgtaaaacttcgtcgaatgattttgtcaaaagtggtgtgcctcaagggtctgtattaggacctatattgttctgtatttatataaatgatttacctcttcatgtgtcagatgagaaagtaagatgtgagttctttgcggatgattcatcaatccacaccagtcagaagtctttggtagccgtcaaccaatctcttcaaaaaagtatagatgagatgacagaatggtgcaccactaatgcaatggttattcaccctgttaagacgaaaagtatggtgattacaactagacaaaaacaccaattaaaacccttacaacttcaactgtcaattgattcaactcaagtgcaacaagttaaagagcataaattattaggggttaccgttgatcaagaattgaaatggcaaactcacttgagtaaaatttgcaaattagtatctaaaaatgtgtacttattgtctaaattaagacattatgccgatgtggaagcactcaagttgttttattacgctcacataatgccccatatcaactttgcttcaacactttgggataactgcagtgatgttcatctcaaacgactcaattctcttcatcgccgtgctgcaaaactaattctgcatgagtcaaataagccaacagatgataaattaaagctccttaatttccttcccttgaaagatcagttgacgctaaacaaggctgtctttatgtacaaagtaattaacaacaatgttcctggatatttaaaatcacatttcagacatgccacaaaaagatatgggtcccagaacctgattccccccatccctcgtctagacttgtataagtcaagtttagccttctcaggagcatctctatggaattccatacccctacccctccgaaatgcctcttctgtgaaaacgtttaggcgccagtttcattcccgcttaatgggtaaatagaacacttttcatgtctgattttGTAGTgctttttaaatttagtcaagttatgtttgtattttgatttgctCTTTATGTGtaagtattgataatgatatacatgcgaatgattgggacaattcctccccacatttgttttctcccttttgttattagttgttttggaactattattgcaactatgctgcaatttccacactacatgtttttcccatttttgaatgtgtatacaaaaccataacccttttcttattactatttacattatatacgactgtaagtaacaataactttgtcaattttactatctatattatgtgcgtctgtattaagtgtttgtatttttaagggacaggttgtaagattaggctttgcctaaaacctctatcctttggtaataaagttcagtttcagtttcagtttcagtttctctctctctctctctctctctctctctctctctctctctctctctctctctctctctctctctctctctctctctctctctctctctctcttgtttctcGTTACGAATTCTCTGTTTTGATCTCTCCCTGTCTATccctgtttgtgtttttgtgtggatgtttTTCTGTTCGTGGTCTTTGTGGTGATTGTTTGACTGACTTTGATTTGTTTATTGCTTTGATTGAtatgcatgtatgcatgtgtgcgtatgtgtgtgtttgtgttgtgtgtttgtgtgtgtgtgtgtgtgtgtgtgtaacggtatgtgtgtgtgtatgtgtgtgtgtgtgtgtgtttgtgtatgtgtgcttgtgtgtgtgtgtgtgtgtgtgtgtgtgtgtgtgtgtgtgtgtgtgtgtgtgtgtgtgtgtgcgatatACCTAataatgtgtgaatgtgtatgatGACAGATTCTCCATACCACTGACAACGGTTGAGTTATTCCTCAGCAGACAGCCAAGAATACAGCTGTGGACCCAGGGCCATCTTGTTAACGCTGTTGGAATGGAGCATGGTCGACCCATGTCTTGCATAGCTCTGTTCCCGCAGCAGTTTCAAGTCTTGGAGGAGCCGCCAGACGACGACGACGTCGACGTGAGGATCCTCTGGGGCCCGACGGGCACTTCAAAAAGCGTAGTCTTGATATTGAAGGGACATTTTCTGCTGAGAAAGGGCTGCGGCACCGTCTTCGTTCTTCAGACGAGTGGTGATGGCGCTGCTGCTGCTTACCTTGTGGGTCATCAGGTGAGAGAGACTGCCGGACAGGGAACCGGCAGCGTGCAGCTCGTCAACATGGCGGAGGTACTGGACGAGGATGGTGACTGGACAGAGGAAGGCAAGAAGAAAGTGCAGGCCTGGGTGGAGGAGCTGTgtcaacacgcacagacacacggaaGCGTGCACATCCTGGCCGATGAGGCTGAGTGGTAGGAATGACGCTGTACACTGAATCTAACACTGCCTCCTGTCACTCTTGTGTTGGCCGGTGTGGTCGTGTTCGTTGGAAGAAAGTCTGATAATTCACACAATGTTATTCTATTCACACCTGTTCTatatgggcggggatatagctcagtcggtagcgcgctggatttgtatccagttggccgctgtcagcgtcagttcgtccccacgttcggcgagagatttatttctcagagtcaactttgtgtgcagactctcatcggtgtccgaacacccccgtgtgtacacgcaagcacaagaccaagtgcgcacgaaaaagatcctgtaatccatgtcagagttcggtgggttatagaaacacaaaaatacccagcatgcttcctccgaaagcggcgtatggctgcctaaatggcggggtaaaaacggtcatacacgtaaaagccgtgggagtttcagccaatgaacgaacaaacaaacaaacaaacaaacacctgtTCAATAACGAGGTAATTCGTGTGCTTTTGGTCAAGAACTTCGGAAGATTGATGTAGAAGTAATGGCTCTTTATTTTCAAGTTTGAATAATAGACTGGGCCATGTTTATTAGATGTAGAATGTGAATTCAGCAACTGTCACTGCGGTGTGTACTGATCAGTGATGTTATCAATCTGTCCGATCAGGCGCCACCCTTTCTTTGTCTGCCATTGGAAAAACTTGGTCAAGGTAACGAAGAGTGGAGCGAAATAACGTCATTCTGTTTACGTCATTATTAATCATTGCGTCATTTCATTTCAGGTTCACTGTGATTCTGATCCTGAACAGCAATCTTTGTGActtcctttttgttttgttttaatcagtttCGTAATTCCAGGTGTAATCACCACTGACACACCTGTCCGTTCTGttgctgtgacgtcatcacgaAGATCTACACTGCGTTAAAACAACCGAGTTGAGTGAGAACTAtaacacacctgtctgttctgtttataaacactgacacacctgtctgttctgttacagtgacgtCATCGCAGAGATCTACCGGGCGTTAAAACAACGACACGTCCGGTTCACCTTGTGGGCAGCAGGCGTTAAGCTAGATGTACCTGCCGACATGGAGCGTTACGTCCGCAAACTGACACAGCCCCTGAGAAGCCCACCTGCTGTGGTGAGAGAGGTGGAGCAGGCTAACGATATGAAGGATGGAACGGTCCCGGCCTACACCAGGCCGCCAGTGTCCGCACCGTGCGACGGCCCACCTGTCCTGACGGTTGGTCACTATGGTGCTGGCTGCAGTGACAGACAGGGACATGAGGGTGACTGGCCATGGCAGTGTGCACGGTGCGCGGAGCTGGTGGCAGACATGCTGCGAGATCTTCGTGTCGGTCAGtacacctctgtctgtctgtctgtctgtctgtctgtctgtctgtctgtctgtctgtctgtctgtctgtccgcctgtctgtctgcctgtctgtctgtttgtccgcctgtctgtctgtctgtctgtctgtctgtctgtctgtctgtctgtccgcctgtctgtctgtccgcccgtctgtctgtctgtctatctgtctgtctgtctgtctgtctgtctctctctctctctctctctctctctctctctctctctctctctctctctctctctctctctctctctctctctctctctctctctctctctctgcagtaAGTGTCAGTCAGGTCGGTGTACAACATttcgatgacgtcattaaaCTTACAAGAAATATTGATATTTGCGTCATTAACTGTGACGTTTTTACATAATATCGTCACAAGTCTGCCAAGGTGAGGTGTTGAACCCTAAATAATATAAAATTGTGTTTCCTATTTTCAGGTGGTTGTGGTGCTGCTGATGTAGTTGTAGTCTCTGTTCACGTGTTGCTGCAGCCGGTGTTGGTGCGGAAGTTAGACATgggtcgtcgttgttgtttgtgtcgtggttgttgttgctggtgatggtggtgtcgtcgtcgtcgttgctgttgttgttggtgttgttgttgtagttgttgaagTCGGTGTGGATGTATCTTACACAACGACGATGCGGTGTTGacggtgtgtgtgatgtttcagGTTGCGATGACAACGCTCCCCACGGGCAGGGCGGCCTCACCTACAGCGACGTCTTTGTGCTGGGTACCATGAAGTTTGACAGACCGGATGATGACGAGTGGTCACCAGCACCCTTCATCCGGGGCCTCGAGTCACGCGGCGTCCCCACCCGTAAGGTGGCTCATAACGACACAGCGGCCGTTAGACAACTGGCTGAAATGACATCGGGTCCCACACAGAGAGCGGCAGGTAGGGGTCGAGACGAGGCGGTGACGGTGGCCAATCAGAACACAGTATGGGGCTTGGAGAGACACGTCGTCGTCTACCTGGAGATTGGGTATGATGTTGGTGATGCTGACCGTACCGGCCGCCTGAGATCCATGTCGCGGTCCACGGCCCAGGTGATCTGGGTGAAGTATGTTAGGACATAGACAGCGACAGCGACACTGAGTGACACCCACATCTcgtcaccgccaccaccaccacctgtcTCAACTACACATCCCGCAACGTCCAACGAtgtctaacaacaacaacaacaacaacaacaacaacaacaacaaccgttgAACTGAAATTCAGCATTTTATTGACTCCATTTACTGAAAATCAGCAATACCTGTCCTTACAACCTGCCGCTCTCtgacaactacgacgacaacatcATCCTCTACCACGACATCCACCACCATCCGCCACCATCACCACCgacaccgacaacaacaacccgAGTGACATTTTTATCGTTTTAAAATACGGAAAGAAAAATCACTCAACACATTGCTTCTTGTTCACTGACAAGCGCATGATTTCATTAAAAATTAGCGTCATCAAGAAATGACGTCACGGACAGACAGTAAATTTTCTAGGGACAGTGGAATGCGTGGTCTATCTCCATGGAAACATCCATGAACATgctaacaagagagagagagagagagagagagagagagagaacaaatacagagacagagaaggacagagagatggacagagagagaaacggacagagagatggacagagagagtgggaaagggggagagagagaggaaatatCATTTTGATACCATACGTCTACCGCAGAGAATTGTTTTTGGATATTTTACTGAAAACAACAAATACTGTAATGTAGCCAAGTGCTGTGccccgtctctttgtgtgtattatctcctgcccgacccagttgcctcccctgtctatagctattccctgtgtgtgtgtgctagtcacATTGGGTTTACATTTAAATAATGCCCTTTGTGCTAGGAAATCCCTAACTTGAAATGATGAGATGCAGCAGCgtaacctctaaccatcagtgcctaaggagtgactaaataatacctggttgtctttgtgcattgtactttattgtgtgtttactatcgtagggtaggccccga from Littorina saxatilis isolate snail1 linkage group LG16, US_GU_Lsax_2.0, whole genome shotgun sequence encodes the following:
- the LOC138950507 gene encoding uncharacterized protein isoform X1, translated to MASQQGGSGAIPKTSRQACCQCSRESRCIRQGECDCRANCTRCTNCAAQCCTNRAVDLGPAVECAPPCSTSGSPGNQAPSPAPPLMARSQESDDQVLRLSDHEREFLNAWFPHLESESYIIPPAHMDTVQERMAYIGEGERIQVLKTQQQIDRDESREVRDTVRIDRVLKNVHHCMNQIKNKAAREKEIMVILTQAKFGVYGADTQSIYTGAATRNTNSVKAEPLNLKEDFVDLLVIHRERGIMMAAIIPQTEDDPLQEELKKAAAYLKQARDVVRRSVLGDLVTQPALHQAIVLPDTTRRCLEEVLLNMSDLQELQEGLSVEPGRNVSQVCLCEDDMADQTRLDAWWRASLERNEGGDPAMDTATYTQLVARFSIPLTTVELFLSRQPRIQLWTQGHLVNAVGMEHGRPMSCIALFPQQFQVLEEPPDDDDVDVRILWGPTGTSKSVVLILKGHFLLRKGCGTVFVLQTSGDGAAAAYLVGHQVRETAGQGTGSVQLVNMAEVLDEDGDWTEEGKKKVQAWVEELCQHAQTHGSVHILADEAECDVIAEIYRALKQRHVRFTLWAAGVKLDVPADMERYVRKLTQPLRSPPAVVREVEQANDMKDGTVPAYTRPPVSAPCDGPPVLTVGHYGAGCSDRQGHEGDWPWQCARCAELVADMLRDLRVGCDDNAPHGQGGLTYSDVFVLGTMKFDRPDDDEWSPAPFIRGLESRGVPTRKVAHNDTAAVRQLAEMTSGPTQRAAGRGRDEAVTVANQNTVWGLERHVVVYLEIGYDVGDADRTGRLRSMSRSTAQVIWVKYVRT
- the LOC138950507 gene encoding uncharacterized protein isoform X2, producing MASQQGGSGAIPKTSRQGPAVECAPPCSTSGSPGNQAPSPAPPLMARSQESDDQVLRLSDHEREFLNAWFPHLESESYIIPPAHMDTVQERMAYIGEGERIQVLKTQQQIDRDESREVRDTVRIDRVLKNVHHCMNQIKNKAAREKEIMVILTQAKFGVYGADTQSIYTGAATRNTNSVKAEPLNLKEDFVDLLVIHRERGIMMAAIIPQTEDDPLQEELKKAAAYLKQARDVVRRSVLGDLVTQPALHQAIVLPDTTRRCLEEVLLNMSDLQELQEGLSVEPGRNVSQVCLCEDDMADQTRLDAWWRASLERNEGGDPAMDTATYTQLVARFSIPLTTVELFLSRQPRIQLWTQGHLVNAVGMEHGRPMSCIALFPQQFQVLEEPPDDDDVDVRILWGPTGTSKSVVLILKGHFLLRKGCGTVFVLQTSGDGAAAAYLVGHQVRETAGQGTGSVQLVNMAEVLDEDGDWTEEGKKKVQAWVEELCQHAQTHGSVHILADEAECDVIAEIYRALKQRHVRFTLWAAGVKLDVPADMERYVRKLTQPLRSPPAVVREVEQANDMKDGTVPAYTRPPVSAPCDGPPVLTVGHYGAGCSDRQGHEGDWPWQCARCAELVADMLRDLRVGCDDNAPHGQGGLTYSDVFVLGTMKFDRPDDDEWSPAPFIRGLESRGVPTRKVAHNDTAAVRQLAEMTSGPTQRAAGRGRDEAVTVANQNTVWGLERHVVVYLEIGYDVGDADRTGRLRSMSRSTAQVIWVKYVRT